The following are from one region of the Coffea eugenioides isolate CCC68of chromosome 2, Ceug_1.0, whole genome shotgun sequence genome:
- the LOC113763947 gene encoding putative membrane-bound O-acyltransferase C24H6.01c encodes MTESNWRRRELAFLIVYAVAFYAFVIRRSLQLSHDYYTKLYGLRPGWIANRLNDASDAQWRNFRGNLQILTVVFGIFTLVANVLRTYCCLRAKGMAYVWLLISLAYLSYLHGACIIFILTIASANFLLVKIFGRTKYFSYLLWTFNLSFLVCNRVYGGYQFSSFGQHWAFLDNFRGTFRWHICFNFVVLRMISYGYDYHWMDQNNRFDQEKHIQRCSTCTSGKICYMSLQERSVQNDKFSFAVYLCYLVYAPLYIAGPIISFNAFASQLDTPQKNYSSKQVVWYGFRWILSLFLMELMTHFFYYNAFAISGVWKQLTPMDNFIIGYGVLNFMWLKFFLLWRYFRFWSLISGIEAPENMPRCLNNCYNLETFWKNWHASYNKWLVRYMYIPLGGAQRKLLNVWVVFTFVAIWHDLEWKLLSWAWLTCLFFIPEILVKSAANTFKVQSVFEEFLLRELNAVAGAVTITCLMVANLVGFVIGPSGINWLISGFLCKEGLPTVGGMLISFYIGTKLMFHISDSQQKRLKKSTM; translated from the exons ATGACGGAGAGCAATTGGCGGCGAAGAGAGCTTGCATTTCTGATTGTTTATGCCGTTGCCTTCTACGCTTTTGTCATCCGTCGCTCTCTCCAACTCTCCCATG ATTACTATACCAAGCTTTATGGTTTACGTCCTGGCTGGATCGCTAATCGCCTAAAT GATGCCTCTGATGCCCAGTGGAGGAACTTTCGAGGGAATCTACAAATTCTTACTGTAGTTTTTGGAATTTTTACACTTGTAGCTAATGTATTGAGAACCTACTGTTGTTTAAGGGCGAAAGGCATGGCATATGTTTGGCTCCTAATTTCTTTGGCATACTTGTCATATCTACACGGAGCTTG CATCATATTTATTCTCACCATTGCTTCAGCCAATTTTTTGCTTGTCAAG ATATTTGGCAGGACAAAATATTTCTCGTACTTGCTTTGGACTTTCAATTTATCATTTCTGGTCTGTAATCGTGTATATGGAGGATATCAATTCTCCAGTTTTGG GCAACATTGGGCTTTCCTGGACAACTTTCGTGGTACCTTTAGATGGCATATCTGCTTTAACTTTG TTGTATTGCGCATGATAAGCTATGGTTATGACTACCACTGGATGGACCAAAATAATCGATTTGATCAAGAG AAGCACATCCAACGTTGCAGTACTTGTACATCCGGAAAGATATGCTATATGTCATTACAG GAGAGAAGTGTACAGAATGACAAATTCTCTTTTGCTGTGTACTTGTGTTATCTGGTGTATGCACCTCTTTATATTGCTGGACCAATTATTAGCTTTAATGCATTTGCTTCACAG TTGGATACTCCTCAAAAGAATTACTCATCTAAACAAGTGGTATGGTATGGATTCCGGTGGATTCTAAGCCTTTTCCTGATGGAACTAATGACACATTTCTTTTACTACAATGCTTTTGCCATCAG TGGTGTGTGGAAACAGTTAACTCCTATGGACAACTTTATCATTGGTTACGGG GTCCTTAACTTCATGTGGCTGAAATTCTTTCTCCTGTGGCGATATTTTCGATTCTGGTCACTG ATCAGTGGCATTGAGGCCCCTGAGAATATGCCAAGGTGCTTAAATAATTGTTACAATCTTGAGactttttggaaaaattggcaTGCTTCCTACAACAAATGGCTTGTGAG GTATATGTATATTCCCCTTGGAGGTGCTCAAAGAAAGCTGCTAAATGTTTGGGTTGTCTTCACGTTTGTAGCCATATGGCATGATTTAGAGTG GAAACTTCTTTCCTGGGCATGGTTGACTTGTCTATTCTTCATACCAGAGATTCTTGTTAAGTCAGCAGCTAACACTTTTAAG GTGCAGAGTGTTTTTGAGGAATTCTTGTTACGCGAACTTAATGCAGTTGCTGGTGCTGTTACCATCACTTGTCTCATG GTGGCGAATCTTGTTGGATTTGTCATTGGGCCATCAGGCATTAATTGGTTGATTTCTGGGTTTCTCTGTAAAGAAG GATTACCTACAGTTGGTGGCATGCTCATTAGCTTCTATATTGGGACCAAG CTTATGTTCCACATCTCTGATTCTCAGCAAAAGCGGCTTAAAAAGTCGACAATGTAA
- the LOC113760310 gene encoding nuclear pore complex protein NUP98B-like, with product MFNSSPTTYTFGFGQSASAASPFGCQSGFGANTGLSNSNPFAPSGATPFAASTGATMFAGNSTTGAGAFSQPAINSTPFGSASVFGQTTGSYATATPCVSASTGLATPSANSAGFRKLTNNGPFGSQSVFRQGSNSSNNNFFGTAATPFATSTGGSMFSGNSSGAFGASSTTAPLSTTFETSALSSTVFSQARSIAPVVSQSAFGEVNKFGVNNFFSSKPVTGTPFGSISGGNSTSKSPFSFGISTTTTGAPIFNNTGSLIQPSQSTSTNHAFGSSGVLASGTSHHLALLPLLLVQMAHLLYLGVQLDLP from the exons ATGTTCAATTCTTCTCCAACAACATATA CATTCGGATTCGGCCAATCGGCAAGTGCTGCCAGCCCCTTTGGGTGTCAATCAGGTTTTGGGGCAAACACAGGCTTAAGCAATTCGAACCCTTTTGCCCCAAGTGGTGCAACTCCTTTCGCTGCATCAACAGGGGCAACCATGTTTGCTGGAAATTCGACAACAGGGGCAGGTGCATTCAGCCAGCCTGCTATTAACAGCACCCCATTTGGGTCTGCTTCAGTATTTGGGCAAACCACAGGATCATATGCTACTGCAACTCCTTGTGTTAGCGCATCAACAGGGCTAGCTACGCCGTCCGCAAATTCAGCAG GATTCCGCAAGTTGACCAACAACGGCCCTTTTGGGTCTCAATCAGTATTTAGGCAGGGTAGCAACTCAAGCAACAATAACTTTTTTGGCACTGCTGCAACCCCTTTTGCTACATCAACAGGGGGAAGCATGTTTTCTGGGAATTCATCCGGTGCATTTGGAGCATCATCCACAACTGCTCCTTTGTCAACCACCTTTGAAACTTCAGCCTTGTCTTCTACAG TTTTTAGCCAGGCGCGTAGCATTGCACCTGTAGTATCTCAATCAGCATTCGGGGAAGTCAACAAGTTTGGcgttaacaattttttttcctccaaaccAGTCACAGGGACTCCTTTTGGTAGCATCAGTGGAGGAAATTCAACCTccaaatcaccattttcttttggAATCTCAACAACTACAACAG GAGCACCTATCTTCAACAACACTGGAAGTTTGATTCAACCTTCTCAATCTACATCAACTAATCATGCTTTTGGGAGCAGTGGTGTGCTGGCATCTGGCACAA GCCACCATTTAGCTCTACTGCCCTTGCTTTTAGTTCAAATGGCGCACCTTTTGTATCTGGGAGTGCAATTGGATCTTCCATAA
- the LOC113760311 gene encoding nuclear pore complex protein NUP98B-like, which yields MPIYKDKSHEELRFEDSHQFLGSKDAASGFIFQSNQPSAGKTNAFLGPPAVTPHSQPQTSSAISSESGPWPSNSTGLAYIGGQHYGSKIASCVATREVDIGSTEPAGKLFSISAMPIYKDKSHEELRFEDSHQFLGSKDAASGFIFQSNQPSAGKTNAFSGPTVVSPHSQPESLSAISTGTGLLTGNSSGFIWPKHESITTPQITQIVVATDGASTSISQQSISAMDTGDCHQSAGMQLSESQSTITLDPSVVASPFGMESRIQMSMGGRAATTTVQYGISCIPVSDKPAPVKRNSLLTTRCLSLSQNWPSVEKYRPKNDSQKVPFYEEKVPGIYKVGASFIPRENARSWVLNSMVERPLKTKSRNSSLLEEESVSASETGNFEADVEAILPKLQCPDYYIKPPVEELAAKERAEPGFCHRVKDFVVGREGYGSIRFLGETDVRNLDVESVIQLNHREVIVYRDTTKKPQVGQGLNKPAEVSLLNVKCINKRTGKQYVEGTRVNKWIDMLKTKAEEQGAEFLSYNPVTGEWKFRVQHF from the exons ATGCCCATTTACAAAGACAAAAGCCATGAAGAGCTGAGGTTCGAGGACTCTCATCAGTTCTTAGGGAGTAAAG ATGCAGCTTCTGGATTCATCTTTCAGTCTAATCAACCCTCAGCTGGCAAGACAAATGCTTTTTTAGGGCCTCCTGCTGTCACTCCCCATAGTCAACCACAAACATCAAGTGCAATATCAAGTGAATCAGGGCCTTGGCCGAGCAATTCAACTGGTCTTGCTTATATTGGCGGCCAACATTATGGAAGTAAAATAGCATCGTGTGTTGCAACCAGGGAAGTGGATATAGGTAGTACTGAACCTGCTGGAAAATTGTTCTCGATCTCTGCCATGCCCATTTACAAAGACAAAAGCCATGAAGAGCTGAGATTTGAGGACTCTCATCAATTCTTGGGGAGTAAAG ATGCAGCTTCTGGATTCATCTTTCAGTCTAATCAACCCTCAGCTGGCAAGACAAATGCTTTTTCTGGACCTACTGTTGTCAGTCCCCATAGTCAACCAGAATCATTAAGTGCAATATCAACTGGGACAGGACTTTTGACTGGCAATTCAAGTGGTTTCATTTGGCCAAAG CATGAATCAATTACAACTCCACAGATAACTCAAATTGTTGTAGCAACAGATGGCGCTTCCACTAGCATCTCACAACAGTCAATTTCCG CTATGGATACAGGAGATTGTCATCAGAGTGCTGGGATGCAGCT GTCTGAGTCTCAGAGCACCATCACTCTAGACCCATCTGTTGTTGCAAGTCCTTTTGGAATGGAGTCTAGAATACAGATGTCAATGGGTGGTAGAGCAGCTACCACAACTGTTCAATATGGAATTTCTTGCATACCG GTATCTGACAAACCTGCTCCAGTGAAAAGAAATTCCTTGTTGACCACTAGATGTTTGTCTCTAAGCCAAAACTGGCCATCAGTTGAGAAGTACCGGCCTAAAAATGACAGCCAGAAG GTTCCATTTTATGAAGAAAAAGTACCTGGGATATACAAAGTTGGCGCTTCCTTTATTCCAAGGGAAAATGCAAGATCTTGGGTTCTAAACTCCATGGTGGAGCGGCCTCTAAAAACAAAATCAAGGAATTCCTCTTTACTGGAGGAGGAGTCCGTATCTGCATCTGAGACTG GAAATTTTGAGGCTGATGTTGAAGCTATACTGCCAAAACTCCAATGCCCAGATTATTATATAAAGCCTCCGGTCGAGGAGCTAGCTGCAAAAGAAAGGGCTGAACCAGGATTCTGTCACCGTGTGAAGGACTTTGTGGTTGGAAGAGAGGGTTATGGAAGCATCAGGTTTTTAGGGGAAACAGATGTGAGAAATCTTGACGTTGAATCTGTTATCCAGCTTAACCATCGAGAGGTGATTGTATACAGGGATACGACCAAGAAACCTCAAGTTGGACAAGGCCTCAACAAACCTGCAGAGGTATCTCTTCTCAATGTCAAATGCATCAACAAACGTACTGGGAAGCAATACGTGGAAGGAACAAGGGTTAATAAGTGGATAGATATGCTGAAAACGAAGGCAGAAGAGCAAGGTGCTGAGTTTCTATCTTATAATCCAGTAACTGGTGAGTGGAAATTCAGGGTCCAACACTTCTAA